The Streptococcus viridans genome includes a window with the following:
- a CDS encoding glycerate kinase — MKILIAPDSFKESLPAKEVAEVIAEGFRQSLLDVEPITCPVGDGGEGTVEVISLSLGLKETFTLVTGPFGEPVEMRYVEKDSLALFEVADLIGLGKIPVDQRRPLDLETRGIGELICYLIKQGKKEIYIGVGGTATNDGGLGLAVGLGYKFYDREGKELKACGQSILEWDSIRKEEAFKIPDDVQIQILADVTNPLCGLDGATYMFGKQKGLRPALFEQVDQAIYSFYEKNCANVLTQAGMGAGGGLAAGLCAFAQARLVSGIDSCLDLIDFDTKVATADLVIVGEGRLDHQSLSGKAPIGVARRTPKGIPVIAICGSLADDLPNLPFENIIAAFSITKHPDSLDQLLKNARENLIFTARNIGNLLSIEKSG; from the coding sequence ATGAAAATATTAATTGCTCCAGATTCATTCAAAGAATCCTTACCTGCGAAAGAAGTAGCAGAAGTTATTGCAGAAGGCTTTCGTCAGTCTCTCCTCGATGTAGAACCGATCACCTGTCCTGTTGGAGATGGTGGCGAAGGGACAGTGGAAGTCATCAGTTTATCATTGGGCTTGAAGGAAACTTTTACCCTTGTCACAGGACCATTTGGAGAACCGGTAGAAATGCGGTATGTGGAGAAGGATTCTCTGGCTCTCTTTGAAGTAGCCGACTTGATTGGGTTAGGAAAGATTCCAGTTGATCAACGCCGTCCACTTGACTTAGAGACCCGAGGAATCGGTGAACTGATTTGTTATTTAATCAAACAGGGGAAAAAGGAGATTTATATCGGGGTTGGAGGAACAGCGACAAACGATGGGGGCCTGGGACTTGCAGTAGGTCTGGGCTACAAATTCTATGATCGAGAAGGAAAGGAGTTGAAGGCCTGTGGGCAAAGTATTTTAGAATGGGATTCTATCCGTAAAGAGGAAGCGTTCAAGATCCCAGATGATGTTCAGATACAGATTTTAGCAGATGTTACTAATCCCTTATGTGGACTAGATGGTGCGACCTATATGTTTGGAAAACAAAAGGGGCTGAGACCTGCTTTGTTTGAGCAAGTAGATCAAGCTATTTACAGCTTTTATGAAAAGAACTGTGCGAATGTATTGACCCAAGCAGGGATGGGAGCTGGTGGTGGTCTTGCTGCTGGACTTTGTGCATTTGCGCAAGCGAGACTGGTATCAGGGATTGATAGCTGTTTAGATTTGATTGACTTTGACACTAAAGTAGCAACAGCAGACTTGGTCATTGTCGGTGAGGGGCGACTGGATCATCAGAGTCTATCCGGAAAAGCTCCGATAGGGGTTGCGAGAAGAACCCCAAAGGGAATTCCAGTAATAGCCATTTGTGGAAGTCTTGCAGATGATTTACCAAATCTTCCATTTGAAAATATAATCGCAGCCTTTTCCATTACGAAACACCCCGATAGTTTAGACCAACTTCTGAAGAATGCGAGGGAAAATCTTATCTTTACAGCTAGAAATATCGGAAATCTATTAAGCATAGAAAAAAGCGGTTAA
- a CDS encoding DUF1694 domain-containing protein, translating into MTDLSKEIMEKANGGLKLNPDEQRRFLGTFEERVLGYADIRTSNSPQLQKGFLKVLKSLSEQANPLFVKISPNVDSSVQLSYLKQAKEFGCQATIVSEEHNSSPFGLVIHTDAPVNTTDKDLRTAFADLWEEEKKPTKPSLWKKWFG; encoded by the coding sequence ATGACTGATCTATCTAAAGAAATTATGGAAAAGGCTAATGGTGGCCTAAAATTAAATCCTGATGAACAACGTCGCTTTCTAGGTACGTTTGAAGAGCGCGTTCTAGGATATGCCGATATAAGAACAAGCAATAGTCCTCAGCTTCAGAAGGGCTTTTTGAAGGTGCTGAAGAGTTTGAGTGAACAAGCTAACCCTCTCTTTGTAAAGATTTCCCCAAATGTTGATTCTAGTGTCCAGTTGAGCTATCTAAAACAAGCAAAAGAGTTCGGTTGCCAGGCTACTATTGTTTCGGAAGAGCATAACTCCTCTCCTTTTGGGCTCGTGATTCATACAGATGCACCAGTGAACACTACTGACAAGGACCTCCGAACTGCTTTTGCAGATCTCTGGGAGGAAGAAAAGAAGCCGACCAAACCTTCTCTTTGGAAAAAATGGTTTGGTTGA
- the eno gene encoding surface-displayed alpha-enolase has product MSIITDVYAREVLDSRGNPTLEVEVYTESGAFGRGMVPSGASTGEHEAVELRDGDKSRYGGLGTQKAVDNVNNIIAEAIIGYDVRDQQAIDRAMIALDGTPNKGKLGANAILGVSIAVARAAADYLEIPLYSYLGGFNTKVLPTPMMNIINGGSHSDAPIAFQEFMILPVGAPTFKEALRYGAEIFHALKKILKSRGLETAVGDEGGFAPRFEGTEDGVETILAAIEAAGYVPGKDVFIGFDCASSEFYDKERKVYDYTKFEGEGAAVRTSAEQIDYLEELVNKYPIITIEDGMDENDWEGWKALTERLGKKVQLVGDDFFVTNTDYLARGIQEGAANSILIKVNQIGTLTETFEAIEMAKEAGYTAVVSHRSGETEDSTIADIAVATNAGQIKTGSLSRTDRIAKYNQLLRIEDQLGEVAEYRGLKSFYNLKK; this is encoded by the coding sequence ATGTCAATTATTACTGATGTTTACGCTCGCGAAGTCCTAGACTCACGCGGTAACCCAACACTTGAAGTAGAAGTTTATACTGAATCAGGTGCTTTCGGACGTGGTATGGTTCCATCAGGAGCTTCTACTGGTGAACACGAAGCAGTTGAACTTCGCGACGGTGACAAATCTCGTTACGGTGGTCTTGGAACTCAAAAAGCTGTTGACAATGTAAACAACATCATTGCTGAAGCAATCATCGGTTACGATGTTCGTGATCAACAAGCTATTGACCGTGCAATGATCGCTCTTGACGGTACTCCTAACAAAGGTAAATTGGGTGCGAACGCAATCCTTGGTGTGTCTATCGCTGTAGCTCGTGCTGCTGCTGACTACCTTGAAATCCCACTTTACAGCTACCTTGGTGGATTCAACACTAAAGTTCTTCCAACTCCAATGATGAACATCATCAACGGTGGTTCTCACTCAGATGCTCCAATCGCTTTCCAAGAGTTTATGATCTTGCCAGTTGGTGCACCTACATTTAAAGAAGCTCTTCGTTACGGTGCTGAAATCTTCCACGCTCTTAAGAAAATCCTTAAATCACGTGGTTTGGAAACTGCCGTAGGTGACGAAGGTGGATTCGCTCCTCGTTTCGAAGGAACTGAAGATGGTGTTGAAACTATCCTTGCTGCGATCGAAGCTGCTGGATATGTACCAGGTAAAGACGTATTCATCGGATTTGACTGTGCATCATCAGAATTCTACGATAAAGAACGTAAAGTCTACGACTACACTAAATTCGAAGGTGAAGGCGCTGCTGTTCGTACATCTGCAGAACAAATCGACTACCTTGAAGAATTGGTTAACAAATACCCAATCATCACTATCGAAGATGGTATGGATGAAAACGACTGGGAAGGTTGGAAAGCTCTTACTGAACGTCTTGGTAAGAAAGTTCAATTGGTTGGTGACGACTTCTTCGTAACAAACACTGACTACCTTGCACGTGGTATCCAAGAAGGTGCTGCTAACTCAATCCTTATCAAAGTTAACCAAATCGGTACTCTTACTGAAACTTTCGAAGCTATCGAAATGGCTAAAGAAGCTGGTTACACTGCCGTTGTATCACACCGTTCAGGTGAAACTGAAGATTCAACAATCGCTGACATCGCAGTTGCAACTAACGCAGGACAAATCAAGACTGGTTCACTTTCACGTACAGACCGTATCGCTAAATACAACCAATTGCTTCGTATCGAAGACCAACTTGGTGAAGTAGCTGAATACCGTGGATTGAAATCATTCTACAACTTGAAAAAATAA
- the ezrA gene encoding septation ring formation regulator EzrA, which produces MSRGLIILIIVIGVLLVLGYVVAVLLRKRNEALLAALEERKEELYNLPVNDEVEAVKNMHLIGQSQVAFREWNQKWVDLSLNSFADIENNLFEAEGYNNSFRFLKAKQAIGNIESQIQLIDEDIKAIRQALSELKEKEEMNSGRVVHALDMFENLQKQVASDPDAYGPALPEIEKQAENIQVEFSKFVTLNSSGDPVEAAEILDTAENHIVALTHIVEKVPAIVKDVQTTLPDQLEDLEAGHRKLLESGYHFTETDLEARFQQLHASLKANLQNVAALELDNALYENEQIQEEINALYDIFTREIESHKVVEKLVKALPGYLAHAKENNKRLAEEVERLSKTFESKELKENHLKELEAELTAQELVVEDALKDTSETQKAYSILQEELEAIEERLKEIEDDQIALSETLSKIEKDDTNARQKVNIYANRLHAIKRYMDKRNLPGIPQSFLTIFFTASDNTEALLAELEGRRVNIENANRLLDILTNDMTELEEETYKLVQYATLTEQLLQYSNRYRSFDDHVQAAFDEALYIFEKEYDYPASFKVISEALETVEPGVTERFVTSYEKTRESIRF; this is translated from the coding sequence ATGTCTCGTGGACTAATTATTCTCATTATTGTCATTGGTGTCCTTTTGGTTTTAGGATATGTAGTGGCAGTCTTATTGAGAAAGCGTAACGAAGCCTTACTAGCAGCACTGGAAGAACGAAAAGAAGAGTTGTATAACCTTCCGGTAAATGATGAAGTAGAGGCTGTGAAGAATATGCATTTGATTGGTCAAAGTCAAGTTGCATTTCGTGAATGGAATCAAAAATGGGTGGACCTATCCCTCAATTCTTTTGCCGATATTGAGAACAACCTCTTTGAAGCAGAAGGCTACAACAATTCTTTCCGCTTTTTAAAAGCGAAACAAGCAATTGGAAATATTGAGAGTCAGATTCAATTAATTGATGAAGACATCAAGGCTATCCGTCAAGCTTTATCTGAATTAAAAGAAAAAGAAGAAATGAATAGCGGTCGCGTTGTTCATGCCTTGGATATGTTTGAAAACTTGCAAAAACAAGTGGCTTCTGATCCAGATGCATACGGCCCAGCGCTTCCCGAAATTGAGAAGCAAGCTGAAAATATTCAAGTTGAGTTTTCAAAATTTGTAACCTTGAATTCTTCTGGTGACCCTGTTGAAGCTGCTGAAATTCTTGACACAGCAGAAAACCATATTGTAGCCTTGACTCACATTGTTGAAAAAGTTCCTGCAATTGTGAAGGATGTCCAAACAACCCTTCCTGACCAATTGGAAGATTTGGAAGCTGGTCATCGCAAACTTTTGGAGTCTGGTTATCATTTTACAGAGACCGACTTGGAAGCACGTTTCCAACAATTACATGCATCTCTGAAAGCCAATCTACAAAATGTTGCTGCTCTAGAATTAGATAATGCGCTCTATGAAAATGAGCAGATTCAAGAAGAAATCAACGCCTTGTATGATATTTTCACTCGTGAAATTGAATCACACAAAGTCGTTGAAAAATTGGTCAAAGCCTTACCAGGTTACCTTGCCCATGCGAAGGAAAATAACAAGCGTTTAGCAGAAGAAGTTGAACGTCTCAGTAAAACATTCGAGAGCAAAGAACTCAAGGAAAATCATTTGAAAGAGTTAGAAGCTGAATTAACAGCTCAAGAGCTCGTTGTAGAGGATGCCTTGAAGGATACATCTGAAACTCAAAAAGCCTACTCTATTCTTCAAGAAGAGTTAGAAGCGATTGAAGAACGTCTGAAAGAAATTGAAGATGATCAAATTGCACTGAGCGAAACCTTATCTAAGATTGAGAAAGACGATACGAATGCTCGTCAAAAGGTAAATATCTACGCCAACCGTTTACATGCCATTAAGCGCTACATGGATAAGCGTAACTTACCTGGAATTCCTCAATCCTTCCTTACTATCTTCTTCACTGCAAGTGATAACACTGAAGCTCTCTTGGCTGAGTTAGAAGGTCGTCGTGTCAATATTGAAAACGCCAACCGTCTCCTGGATATTTTGACCAACGATATGACAGAGTTAGAGGAAGAAACGTACAAATTAGTACAGTATGCTACCCTAACAGAGCAGTTGCTTCAATACTCAAATCGCTATCGTTCATTCGATGATCATGTCCAAGCAGCGTTTGATGAAGCCTTGTACATTTTTGAAAAAGAGTATGACTATCCTGCTTCATTCAAAGTTATTTCAGAAGCATTGGAAACAGTAGAACCAGGAGTAACAGAGAGATTTGTTACCTCATATGAAAAAACAAGAGAATCCATCCGATTCTAA